One Streptomyces sp. RPA4-2 genomic window carries:
- a CDS encoding bifunctional 3'-5' exonuclease/DNA polymerase produces the protein MSDRWAVGPAEDGGVELAPLGTDGLPAGPVRREADLVEAVRARPDVVRWVWRSTADVHPRLLAAGVRVERCYDIEAAENILLGHEGRLGEPRSAAAALARLRGGPVPPDPPQRSAEPGSQSSLFEPRPVHLPLEDLIEVYADQRRRHAATTHPERMHLLTTAESAGMLVAAEMNATGLPWRADVHRELLNELLGERYAGGGEPRRLAELTDEVSAAFGRRVRPDLPADVVKAFAQAGIKVGSTRRWELESVDHPAVEPLLAYKKLYRIWVAHGWSWLQDWVRDGRFRPEYLPGGTVTGRWVTNGGGALQIPKVIRRAVVADPGWRLVVADADQMEPRVLAAISRDPGLMEVAGREGDLYQAVSDRAFAGDRAQAKLAVLGAVYGQTSGDGLKNLAALRRRFPKAVAYVDDAARAGEEGRLVRTWLGRTSPPAAGASDRASEEAGLPQDEPAEAPGDQGWVPGYASSNSRARGRFARNFVVQGSAADWALLLLAALRRACAGLAAELVFFQHDEVIVHCPAEEADVVVAAVREAAELAGRLTFGETPVHFPFTTAVVECYADAK, from the coding sequence ATGAGCGACCGGTGGGCTGTCGGACCGGCCGAGGACGGCGGCGTGGAGCTCGCCCCCCTCGGAACCGACGGGCTGCCCGCGGGACCGGTGCGCAGGGAGGCCGATCTCGTCGAGGCCGTGCGCGCCCGGCCCGACGTGGTCCGGTGGGTCTGGCGGTCCACGGCCGACGTCCACCCGCGCCTGCTCGCCGCCGGGGTGCGCGTGGAGCGGTGCTACGACATCGAGGCCGCCGAGAACATCCTGCTCGGCCACGAGGGCCGGCTCGGCGAACCCCGCTCGGCGGCCGCCGCGCTGGCCAGGCTGCGCGGCGGGCCCGTGCCGCCGGACCCCCCGCAGCGCTCCGCCGAGCCCGGCTCGCAGTCGTCCCTCTTCGAACCGCGCCCGGTCCACCTCCCCCTGGAGGACCTCATCGAGGTGTACGCGGACCAGCGGCGCCGCCACGCGGCCACCACCCACCCCGAGCGCATGCACCTGCTCACCACCGCCGAGTCGGCGGGCATGCTGGTGGCGGCGGAGATGAACGCGACGGGACTGCCGTGGCGCGCGGACGTCCACCGCGAGCTGCTGAACGAACTGCTCGGCGAGCGGTACGCGGGCGGCGGTGAGCCCCGCCGCCTCGCCGAGCTCACGGACGAGGTCTCGGCGGCCTTCGGCCGGCGGGTCAGACCCGACCTGCCCGCCGATGTCGTCAAAGCCTTCGCGCAGGCCGGGATCAAGGTCGGGTCCACCCGGCGATGGGAGCTCGAATCCGTCGACCATCCCGCCGTGGAACCCCTGCTCGCCTACAAAAAGCTGTACCGGATCTGGGTGGCCCACGGCTGGTCCTGGCTGCAGGACTGGGTGCGCGACGGACGCTTCCGGCCCGAGTACCTCCCCGGCGGCACGGTCACCGGACGCTGGGTGACCAACGGCGGGGGCGCGCTCCAGATCCCCAAGGTCATCCGCCGTGCCGTCGTCGCCGACCCCGGCTGGCGGCTCGTGGTGGCCGACGCCGACCAGATGGAGCCTCGGGTACTGGCCGCGATCTCCCGCGACCCCGGCCTGATGGAGGTCGCGGGCCGGGAAGGCGACCTGTACCAGGCGGTGTCGGACCGGGCCTTCGCGGGCGACCGCGCCCAGGCCAAGCTCGCCGTCCTCGGCGCGGTGTACGGGCAGACGTCGGGCGACGGCCTGAAGAACCTGGCCGCGCTGCGCCGCCGCTTCCCCAAGGCGGTGGCGTATGTGGACGACGCCGCCCGCGCGGGCGAGGAGGGCCGGCTCGTACGGACATGGCTGGGCCGGACCAGCCCCCCGGCCGCCGGTGCCTCCGACCGGGCGTCCGAGGAGGCGGGCCTCCCCCAGGACGAGCCCGCCGAGGCGCCCGGCGACCAGGGCTGGGTGCCCGGATACGCCTCCTCCAACTCCCGGGCCCGCGGCCGCTTCGCACGCAACTTCGTCGTCCAGGGCAGCGCCGCCGACTGGGCGCTGCTGCTGCTCGCCGCCCTCCGCCGCGCCTGCGCCGGCCTCGCCGCCGAGCTGGTCTTCTTCCAGCACGACGAGGTCATCGTGCACTGCCCGGCCGAGGAGGCGGACGTGGTCGTGGCGGCTGTCCGGGAGGCCGCGGAGCTGGCGGGCAGGCTGACGTTCGGCGAGACACCGGTCCACTTCCCGTTCACGACCGCGGTGGTGGAGTGCTACGCGGACGCGAAGTAG
- a CDS encoding glycosyltransferase family 2 protein codes for MPEGPRIAVAVVTMGNRPVEVDALLTSVAKQDVPPARIVIVGNGCPLPDFAERLGLPGDVTTIEVDENLGCPGGRNVGLARLAEFGDVDVVVELDDDGLLVDADVLRKVRDLYAADPRLGIVGFRIADENGETQRRHVPRVGAKDPMRGGPVTGFLGGGHALSMPMVAEIGDWPAEFFFAHEETDMAWRAIDAGWTVLYEPELLLQHPKTSPARHAIYYRVTARNRVWLTRRRLPLALIPVHLGIWVLLTLLRTRSLGGLRAWFGGFAEGLRESGGRRQPMRWRTVWRLTRLGRPPVI; via the coding sequence GTGCCGGAGGGTCCGCGGATCGCCGTCGCCGTCGTGACGATGGGCAATCGGCCTGTCGAGGTCGACGCGCTGCTCACCTCGGTGGCCAAGCAGGATGTCCCGCCCGCCCGCATCGTGATCGTGGGGAACGGGTGTCCGCTGCCCGACTTCGCCGAGCGGCTCGGACTGCCCGGCGACGTGACCACCATCGAGGTGGACGAGAACCTCGGCTGCCCAGGCGGACGGAACGTGGGCCTCGCCAGGCTCGCGGAGTTCGGGGACGTTGACGTCGTGGTCGAACTCGACGACGACGGACTGCTGGTCGACGCGGACGTGCTGCGCAAGGTCCGCGACCTGTACGCCGCCGACCCGCGCCTCGGCATCGTCGGCTTCCGGATCGCCGACGAGAACGGGGAGACCCAGCGCCGGCACGTGCCGCGGGTCGGGGCGAAGGACCCGATGCGGGGCGGTCCGGTCACCGGGTTCCTCGGCGGGGGGCACGCCCTGTCGATGCCCATGGTCGCCGAGATCGGTGACTGGCCCGCCGAGTTCTTCTTCGCCCACGAGGAGACCGACATGGCCTGGCGTGCCATCGACGCCGGGTGGACCGTGCTGTACGAGCCCGAGCTGCTGCTCCAGCACCCGAAGACCTCGCCCGCCCGGCACGCCATCTACTACCGGGTCACCGCCCGCAACCGCGTCTGGCTCACCCGCCGCCGGCTGCCCCTCGCGCTCATCCCCGTGCACCTGGGGATCTGGGTGCTGCTCACGCTCCTGCGGACACGTTCGCTCGGCGGACTGCGGGCCTGGTTCGGCGGTTTCGCGGAAGGCCTGCGCGAGTCCGGCGGCCGGCGGCAGCCCATGCGGTGGCGGACGGTGTGGCGGCTCACGCGGCTCGGACGCCCGCCCGTCATCTGA
- a CDS encoding antibiotic biosynthesis monooxygenase, whose translation MVVLMVRATVKPECVDALEAALRKMFTAIEGARPKGVRYASYRLPDGVTYLAELEIADGIENPLPGIQEFREFQAALKDWLAAPPVAEHLEVRGAYAA comes from the coding sequence ATGGTCGTTCTGATGGTGCGTGCCACGGTGAAGCCCGAGTGTGTCGACGCACTCGAAGCGGCGCTGCGGAAGATGTTCACCGCGATCGAGGGCGCGCGGCCCAAGGGCGTGCGGTACGCCTCGTACCGGCTGCCCGACGGAGTCACCTACCTCGCGGAACTGGAGATCGCGGACGGAATCGAGAATCCGCTTCCCGGGATCCAGGAGTTCCGTGAGTTCCAGGCGGCCCTCAAGGACTGGCTGGCCGCCCCGCCCGTCGCCGAGCACCTCGAGGTGCGGGGCGCGTACGCCGCCTGA
- a CDS encoding DUF4232 domain-containing protein has protein sequence MRALPIAVVTAAAALMLTACDSGGADKKDSGGSTATSASSTVCAIDRIDFEVGPANTAPAAGDTGNVPVTLTNHGDKCTLEGFPGIEVHDSARGTEVFADKSAKPQKVTLAKDGTASFTITYVRGAAGDAKSLAATSLKISLPGAKDAQRFKWSYGPLAGKTGPDDLNASVSTFQAAGD, from the coding sequence ATGCGCGCCCTTCCGATCGCCGTCGTCACCGCCGCGGCGGCCCTCATGCTGACCGCCTGCGACAGCGGCGGCGCCGACAAGAAGGATTCCGGCGGCTCCACGGCGACCTCGGCCTCCTCCACCGTCTGCGCGATCGACCGGATCGACTTCGAGGTCGGCCCCGCCAACACCGCCCCGGCCGCCGGGGACACCGGCAACGTGCCCGTCACGCTCACCAACCACGGCGACAAGTGCACCCTTGAGGGCTTCCCCGGCATCGAGGTGCACGACAGCGCCCGGGGCACCGAGGTCTTCGCGGACAAGTCGGCGAAGCCCCAGAAGGTGACCCTGGCGAAGGACGGCACCGCCTCCTTCACGATCACCTACGTACGGGGCGCCGCGGGCGACGCGAAGAGCCTCGCCGCGACCTCGCTGAAGATCAGCCTGCCCGGTGCCAAGGACGCCCAGCGCTTCAAGTGGTCGTACGGGCCCCTCGCGGGCAAGACCGGACCGGACGACCTGAACGCCTCCGTGAGCACCTTCCAGGCGGCCGGCGACTGA
- a CDS encoding DUF2786 domain-containing protein: MSSSTTPSTVERAFGAALYAETDAALDTGASLLAADPASDAELALRGTEFVAAAWRRGWQPADVVRIVRRELDDVHVRLVSALILREDRTPRGPRWAAQLDELDADTEPPRTDRFTQATTVLELYRLLLRLPAIEPLDPPRQHAPQDSRMLTRIRALLAKAEATGFPEEAEALSAKAQELMARHSIDEALLAARTHAKDAPGACRIGVEPPYETAKAVLLDAVAGANRCRAVWNEPLAFSTVVGFEPDLEAVELLYTSLLVQATAAMTKAEAAQRAGGRKRTKTFRQSFLAAYAHRIGDRLATAAEGQVASAEGELLPVLAARDVAVTDHMEQMFPDTVTTRLRGVDDAAGWQEGAAAADRAQVRARPPLR, translated from the coding sequence ATGAGCAGCAGTACGACGCCCAGCACCGTGGAGCGCGCCTTCGGGGCCGCCCTCTACGCCGAGACCGACGCGGCCCTCGACACGGGCGCCTCGCTGCTCGCCGCCGACCCCGCGTCCGACGCCGAACTCGCCCTGCGTGGCACGGAGTTCGTCGCCGCCGCCTGGCGCCGCGGCTGGCAGCCCGCCGACGTCGTACGGATCGTGCGGCGCGAACTGGACGACGTACACGTACGCCTGGTGTCGGCCCTGATCCTGCGGGAGGACCGGACCCCCCGGGGTCCGCGCTGGGCGGCTCAGCTCGACGAACTGGACGCGGACACCGAGCCGCCGCGCACCGACCGCTTCACGCAGGCCACCACCGTCCTGGAGCTGTACCGGCTGCTGCTGCGGCTGCCCGCCATCGAGCCGTTGGACCCGCCCCGGCAGCACGCGCCGCAGGACTCCCGGATGCTCACCCGCATCCGCGCCCTGCTCGCCAAGGCCGAGGCGACCGGTTTCCCGGAGGAGGCGGAGGCGCTGAGCGCCAAGGCGCAGGAGCTGATGGCGCGGCACAGCATCGACGAGGCGCTGCTCGCCGCCCGTACCCACGCCAAGGACGCGCCCGGCGCCTGCCGCATCGGTGTCGAGCCGCCGTACGAGACGGCCAAGGCGGTACTGCTCGACGCGGTGGCCGGCGCGAACCGCTGCCGTGCCGTGTGGAACGAGCCCCTCGCCTTCTCGACCGTCGTCGGATTCGAACCGGACCTGGAGGCGGTCGAACTCCTCTACACCTCGCTGCTCGTGCAGGCCACCGCCGCGATGACGAAGGCGGAGGCGGCGCAGCGGGCGGGCGGCCGGAAACGTACGAAGACGTTCCGGCAGTCGTTCCTCGCCGCGTACGCCCATCGCATCGGGGACCGGCTCGCGACGGCCGCCGAGGGGCAGGTCGCGTCGGCGGAGGGGGAGCTGCTGCCCGTCCTGGCGGCCCGCGACGTGGCGGTCACCGACCACATGGAGCAGATGTTCCCGGACACCGTCACCACCCGGCTGCGCGGGGTGGACGACGCGGCGGGATGGCAGGAAGGGGCCGCCGCGGCGGACCGGGCCCAGGTCAGGGCCCGGCCGCCGCTGCGATGA
- a CDS encoding Clp protease N-terminal domain-containing protein, with protein MTTNPLGTPSVRLDDLIEAIKKVHTDALDQLQDAVIAADHLGDVADHLIGHFVDQARRSGASWTDIGRSMGVTRQAAQKRFVPKAESDLDPSQGFGRYTPRARHVVMAAHAEAKTSGNAEGLPEHLVLGLLAEPEGLAALVITAQDVTLDAIREAATAALPPAAAEVPELVPYGPAAKKVLELTFREALRLGHNYIGTEHILLALLEHENGQGVLSGVGVTKQATEAHIARALEVVTKAP; from the coding sequence ATGACGACGAACCCACTCGGCACGCCATCCGTACGTCTCGACGACCTCATCGAGGCCATCAAGAAGGTCCACACCGACGCGCTCGACCAGCTCCAGGACGCGGTGATCGCCGCGGACCACCTCGGCGACGTCGCCGACCATCTGATCGGGCACTTCGTCGACCAGGCCCGGCGTTCGGGCGCGTCCTGGACGGACATCGGCAGGAGCATGGGGGTCACCCGGCAGGCGGCGCAGAAGCGGTTCGTCCCGAAGGCCGAGTCGGACCTCGACCCCAGCCAGGGCTTCGGCCGCTACACACCGCGCGCCCGGCACGTGGTCATGGCCGCGCACGCCGAGGCCAAGACCTCGGGCAACGCCGAAGGCCTCCCCGAGCACCTGGTCCTCGGTCTGCTCGCCGAGCCCGAGGGCCTCGCCGCGCTCGTGATCACCGCGCAGGACGTGACCCTGGACGCGATCCGCGAGGCGGCGACCGCGGCGCTGCCGCCGGCCGCCGCCGAGGTCCCCGAACTCGTCCCCTACGGCCCCGCCGCGAAGAAGGTCCTGGAGCTCACCTTCCGCGAGGCCCTCCGCCTCGGCCACAACTACATCGGCACCGAACACATCCTCCTGGCCCTCCTGGAGCACGAGAACGGCCAGGGCGTGCTCAGCGGCGTCGGCGTCACCAAGCAGGCGACCGAGGCCCACATCGCCCGCGCGCTGGAGGTCGTCACCAAGGCGCCGTGA